Proteins from a single region of Weeksella virosa DSM 16922:
- a CDS encoding DUF5686 family protein has translation MGKYILCLSFFLASFVQAQQLIRVYDATDEFRVSKAKILNTDNQLIGLTDEKGELLLAKFYAKIIVYQDGYDTQLIHLSPTQNPIDVYLEPSYIELEQVSVGQENQNKLGKNFMQQVVNRIKENDLNTADSYFFRSYTKYWSSVNKDSIPFILQPKSERDVISNHWRTILEKSHLFLGERAMDHKYAKKFGRKNIVQSSKIAGINSPIHEYLAIQPVALQFNRPTINFFFRDIINPISTEGLAYYRFIIKEKIIYNNRPTTIISFTPSKRTSEQQFKGILYIDDETLGLTKFKAENFFSDEIAEIDADWKLVNGLWFPYKQKFLLDAGNFGYNANANKENEEEKEQAEKIWIHIEIAISNLQSPHSYKRKEFAGYENEIAFQNMKPGRWEDVMQNYRNQNLTTIEQNTYPIIDSLSGDIYAKKQKIMRFLATGGRISFGKIDADVTKFLSFNNYEGTRLGAALSTNEKASQNYSLNAYAAYGTKDNAWKWGSGLDVFVNKPYSGRIQLNYAQDISPSGKTSNLLQNGYNRFMNHTLGNLYNDQFYHYHRYTLGYEQDIFNNFTFNASTSYEKQSANFDYLYQNINKSYHTLYSKLALRWAPKDQYIRTPYGKVTVERGHTIFYFTLQKYWDLFDADFSPVRMNFSYYDILESYFGDTHLNINAGMLIGNAPIMNHFESSGNAKLGGFPKNFQLAGLNNFETIRAGEFYSSQFLSFQVKHTFGGFDWFGRAVFPLFIYRGALGEMKNANLHTVFEYKQLNHYYQEAGVEFNHLIFNTFGLGTYYRFGAYQYPKFKDNFFLKLTFRLNLY, from the coding sequence ATGGGTAAATATATACTTTGTTTATCTTTCTTTCTCGCTTCCTTTGTACAAGCACAACAACTTATTCGCGTTTATGATGCAACGGATGAATTTCGTGTTTCTAAAGCAAAAATTCTAAACACCGATAATCAATTAATTGGATTGACCGATGAAAAAGGAGAACTATTACTTGCTAAATTCTATGCAAAAATTATAGTTTATCAAGATGGATACGATACACAACTTATACATCTTTCACCAACCCAAAACCCAATCGATGTTTACCTAGAACCTTCGTATATAGAGCTAGAGCAAGTGAGTGTTGGGCAAGAAAATCAGAATAAATTGGGCAAAAACTTTATGCAACAAGTTGTAAATCGGATCAAAGAAAATGATCTGAATACGGCAGATTCTTATTTTTTCAGGAGTTATACCAAATATTGGAGCTCTGTAAACAAAGATTCTATTCCATTTATCCTACAACCCAAAAGTGAACGAGATGTTATTAGCAATCATTGGCGAACTATTTTAGAAAAGAGTCATTTATTTCTAGGTGAACGAGCAATGGATCATAAATACGCCAAAAAATTTGGACGCAAGAACATTGTCCAATCTTCTAAAATTGCAGGAATCAATTCGCCAATTCATGAGTATTTAGCCATACAACCGGTTGCATTACAATTCAATAGGCCAACAATTAATTTCTTTTTTCGTGATATCATCAATCCAATTTCCACAGAAGGTTTAGCGTATTACCGCTTTATTATCAAAGAAAAAATCATCTACAATAACCGTCCAACTACTATAATATCTTTTACTCCGTCCAAGCGAACAAGCGAACAACAATTCAAGGGAATATTATATATCGACGACGAAACTCTGGGTTTAACAAAATTCAAAGCAGAGAACTTTTTTAGTGATGAAATTGCCGAAATTGATGCCGATTGGAAGCTCGTTAACGGATTGTGGTTCCCGTATAAACAAAAGTTTCTCTTAGATGCAGGGAATTTTGGATACAATGCAAATGCTAATAAAGAAAATGAAGAAGAAAAAGAACAAGCAGAAAAAATATGGATACATATAGAAATAGCCATATCCAACTTACAATCACCACATTCTTATAAAAGAAAAGAGTTTGCAGGCTACGAAAATGAAATTGCCTTTCAGAATATGAAACCAGGTAGATGGGAAGATGTGATGCAAAATTATCGAAACCAAAACCTTACGACAATCGAACAAAACACCTATCCAATTATCGATAGTCTAAGCGGTGATATATACGCTAAAAAACAAAAAATAATGCGTTTTCTAGCAACGGGCGGAAGAATAAGTTTTGGAAAAATCGATGCCGACGTCACGAAATTCTTGTCGTTCAACAATTACGAAGGAACTCGCTTGGGAGCAGCACTAAGCACGAACGAAAAAGCAAGTCAGAACTATTCCCTCAACGCATATGCCGCGTACGGCACGAAAGATAACGCCTGGAAATGGGGAAGTGGTCTGGATGTTTTTGTCAATAAGCCATATTCGGGTAGAATACAACTCAATTATGCACAAGACATAAGTCCGTCTGGCAAAACGAGTAACTTGCTACAAAACGGCTACAATCGTTTTATGAACCATACTTTGGGTAATTTATACAACGATCAGTTTTATCATTACCACCGTTATACGTTGGGGTATGAACAAGATATCTTCAATAATTTCACGTTCAATGCCTCTACAAGTTACGAAAAACAAAGTGCGAATTTTGATTATTTATACCAAAATATAAATAAATCCTACCATACTTTATACAGCAAATTGGCTTTGCGCTGGGCACCAAAAGACCAATATATCCGTACACCATACGGGAAAGTTACGGTAGAAAGAGGCCATACAATTTTCTATTTTACACTACAAAAATATTGGGATTTATTCGATGCTGATTTTTCTCCGGTACGAATGAATTTTTCGTATTATGATATTTTGGAGAGTTATTTTGGTGATACTCATCTCAATATCAATGCTGGAATGTTGATTGGCAATGCACCGATTATGAATCATTTCGAATCGTCTGGTAATGCAAAACTCGGAGGATTCCCTAAAAATTTTCAGCTTGCAGGATTGAATAACTTTGAAACGATCCGTGCCGGAGAGTTTTATTCTTCTCAATTCTTATCTTTTCAAGTGAAACATACATTTGGTGGTTTTGATTGGTTCGGTCGAGCTGTCTTTCCATTGTTTATATACCGCGGAGCATTGGGCGAAATGAAAAATGCAAACCTACACACTGTTTTTGAATATAAGCAATTAAACCATTATTACCAAGAAGCAGGTGTAGAGTTTAATCATTTAATTTTTAATACGTTCGGTCTTGGGACTTATTATCGATTTGGCGCATATCAATACCCGAAATTCAAAGATAATTTCTTCTTAAAGTTAACGTTTCGACTCAATTTATATTGA
- the frr gene encoding ribosome recycling factor, giving the protein MEELDLIIAQAKEQMQKTMEHLDNAFGKLRAGKASPAMLSTVKIDYYGSVTPLSQVANINTPDAMTISVQPWERNLIGEIEKAIINSNLGFAPSNNGDMIIINIPPLTEERRKELSKLAKAEAEHAKVSIRNARKDANNNLKNIKDISEDVVKGYENDIQDLTDNYIKNIDVAFAKKESEIMKV; this is encoded by the coding sequence ATGGAAGAATTAGATTTAATCATTGCACAAGCAAAAGAACAAATGCAAAAAACCATGGAGCACTTGGATAATGCATTCGGAAAATTAAGAGCCGGTAAAGCATCACCAGCCATGTTGAGTACTGTAAAAATCGATTATTATGGTAGTGTTACACCATTAAGTCAGGTAGCGAATATCAATACACCCGATGCGATGACCATTAGCGTACAACCTTGGGAACGTAACTTAATAGGTGAAATAGAAAAAGCAATCATCAACTCTAACCTTGGATTTGCACCATCCAACAATGGAGATATGATTATTATTAACATTCCACCATTGACAGAAGAACGTCGTAAAGAATTATCTAAATTAGCTAAGGCAGAAGCAGAACATGCAAAAGTTAGCATTCGTAATGCACGAAAAGATGCCAACAACAATCTAAAAAATATAAAAGATATTTCTGAAGATGTTGTAAAAGGATATGAAAATGACATACAAGATTTAACAGATAACTACATCAAGAATATCGATGTAGCTTTTGCTAAAAAAGAGTCAGAAATCATGAAAGTATAA
- the pyrH gene encoding UMP kinase has protein sequence MKYKRILLKLSGEALMGDLQYGIDPAILQQYAEQIKEVVDLGCEVAIVIGGGNIFRGVQGVASGMDRVQGDYMGMLATVINSMALQGALEDIDLKTRLQTAIRMEQIAEPFIKRRATRHLEKGRVVIFGAGTGNPYFTTDTAAVLRAIEINADVILKGTRVDGIYTADPEKDKNAEKFDTITYEEVYNKGLKIMDMTAFTLSDENNLPIIVFDMNTNGNLKNLVLGEKVGTLVTNN, from the coding sequence ATGAAATACAAAAGAATACTCCTCAAGTTAAGTGGAGAAGCCTTAATGGGTGATTTACAATATGGTATAGATCCTGCAATTTTACAACAATATGCAGAACAGATAAAAGAAGTCGTAGATTTAGGTTGTGAAGTTGCCATAGTCATCGGAGGAGGAAATATTTTTAGAGGAGTACAAGGTGTCGCCTCGGGGATGGATCGCGTGCAAGGTGATTATATGGGGATGCTTGCAACTGTAATCAACAGTATGGCTTTGCAGGGTGCTTTGGAAGATATCGACCTGAAAACACGTCTACAAACCGCAATTCGTATGGAGCAAATTGCAGAACCTTTTATCAAAAGAAGAGCAACAAGACATCTAGAAAAAGGACGTGTCGTTATTTTTGGTGCAGGAACCGGAAATCCATATTTTACTACCGATACAGCAGCAGTATTGCGCGCCATTGAAATTAACGCAGATGTAATTCTGAAGGGAACTCGGGTAGACGGCATCTATACTGCAGACCCTGAAAAGGATAAAAATGCAGAAAAATTCGATACGATTACGTATGAAGAAGTATACAATAAAGGTTTGAAAATCATGGATATGACAGCCTTTACTTTAAGTGATGAAAACAATTTACCGATTATCGTATTTGATATGAATACGAATGGTAATCTGAAGAATTTAGTTTTAGGAGAAAAAGTAGGAACATTGGTAACAAATAATTAA
- a CDS encoding TatD family hydrolase, translated as MLIDTHTHLYSEQFDEDRDEMIQRALAVGVEQFYMPAIDSSYTEAMLQLERQYPENIHAMIGLHPTSVSAENVEEELTHVKHWLIKRTFKAVGEIGIDLYWEKENLVIQQKAFKEQIQLAKQYHLPIVIHCREAFEEVFDVLEDEKEDTLFGVFHCFTGTIEDAKRALDYNMHLGIGGVVTFKNGKIDQFLHEIPLEKIVLETDSPYLAPTPYRGKRNESSYLTRVVEKLVDIYRKTPAEIAEQTTANALSIFERS; from the coding sequence ATGCTAATCGATACCCATACGCATCTTTATTCTGAGCAATTTGATGAAGACCGAGACGAAATGATTCAGCGAGCCTTAGCGGTTGGTGTAGAGCAGTTTTATATGCCAGCAATAGATTCATCGTATACAGAAGCAATGCTTCAATTGGAAAGACAATATCCAGAAAACATACACGCTATGATAGGGTTGCACCCAACCTCTGTAAGTGCTGAAAATGTGGAAGAAGAGCTGACTCATGTAAAGCATTGGTTAATCAAAAGAACATTTAAAGCAGTTGGTGAAATTGGCATAGATTTGTATTGGGAAAAAGAAAATTTAGTAATACAGCAAAAAGCTTTTAAAGAACAAATTCAGTTAGCCAAACAATATCACTTACCGATTGTGATCCATTGTCGAGAAGCTTTCGAAGAAGTTTTTGATGTTTTGGAAGATGAAAAAGAGGATACACTTTTTGGAGTCTTTCATTGTTTTACTGGAACAATAGAAGATGCAAAACGCGCACTGGATTATAACATGCATTTGGGTATAGGAGGTGTGGTAACATTCAAGAATGGAAAAATTGATCAGTTTCTCCATGAAATTCCTCTAGAAAAAATAGTATTAGAAACAGATAGTCCATATTTAGCCCCGACACCCTATAGAGGCAAGCGAAATGAGAGTAGTTACCTCACTCGAGTGGTAGAAAAATTAGTTGATATTTATAGAAAAACTCCTGCCGAAATTGCCGAACAAACAACTGCGAACGCTCTATCAATTTTCGAACGAAGCTAA
- a CDS encoding GSCFA domain-containing protein yields MQFRTEITPKKPPFFIHHKHKIVSIGSCFAQEIGARMSNAKFNIQTNPFGILFHPLAIENALGRIHSRIHYITNEIFEYNNLFFSWDHHSSFSNPSKVECINQINQSIEFYNDFCRNADYFIVTLGTAWVYKIKSMDLIVANCHKLPQREFEKKILSTQEIYQSLQTIMQLILDMAPIAKIIFTVSPVRHIKDGLMENHVSKGRLINAVYEIEKQYNELFYFPAYELMMDDLRDYRFYKNDYLHPNELAIDYIWDKFTQTWMQPHTHDLLNDIKKVNQALGHRAFNEQSIQHQSFLYNTIKEMKRLNEKLTENNYKKEIELLEQKLRKC; encoded by the coding sequence ATGCAATTTCGGACAGAAATTACCCCCAAAAAACCACCTTTTTTTATCCATCATAAACATAAAATTGTATCGATAGGATCATGCTTTGCACAAGAAATAGGAGCTAGAATGTCGAATGCAAAATTCAATATTCAGACCAATCCTTTTGGGATTTTGTTTCATCCATTGGCTATAGAAAACGCATTGGGCAGAATCCATTCTCGTATACATTACATAACCAACGAAATATTCGAGTATAATAATTTATTTTTTTCATGGGATCATCATTCGAGTTTTAGTAACCCATCGAAAGTAGAATGCATCAATCAAATTAATCAATCTATAGAATTTTACAACGACTTCTGTAGAAACGCAGATTATTTTATTGTAACTCTTGGGACTGCATGGGTATATAAGATAAAAAGTATGGATTTGATAGTAGCAAACTGTCATAAATTACCCCAACGAGAATTCGAAAAAAAAATACTATCAACCCAAGAAATTTATCAATCATTGCAGACGATAATGCAATTGATCCTAGACATGGCACCGATTGCAAAAATTATTTTCACAGTAAGCCCAGTTCGTCATATCAAGGATGGATTGATGGAAAACCATGTTAGTAAAGGTCGATTGATTAACGCAGTTTACGAAATAGAAAAACAATACAATGAGTTGTTTTATTTTCCAGCATATGAGCTAATGATGGACGATTTACGAGATTATCGATTTTATAAAAATGACTACCTTCATCCGAATGAATTAGCAATCGATTACATTTGGGATAAGTTTACACAAACTTGGATGCAGCCACACACACATGATCTACTAAACGATATAAAAAAAGTAAATCAAGCCTTAGGACATCGAGCTTTTAATGAACAATCCATACAACATCAATCTTTTTTATACAATACTATAAAAGAAATGAAAAGATTGAATGAAAAACTCACCGAAAACAACTATAAAAAAGAAATAGAATTACTAGAACAAAAACTTAGAAAATGCTAA
- a CDS encoding polyprenyl synthetase family protein, with amino-acid sequence MHSIEELHQIIDQAIEKNLDIKSPRELYEPIEYILGIGGKRIRPLIVLMGNQMFNGLIEDAVKPAIAMEYFHNFTLMHDDIMDSAPLRRGKEAVHIKYGINSAILSGDTMLIRAYELLEDLPNDVFKEAIRLFNKTAIELCEGQQYDVNYETQKEISFEDYYKMIKGKTAVLVGACLKLGALIAGAPKEEADRLYEIGLNLGIAYQLKDDYLDVFGTSVKIGKKHAGDIYENKKTILFVTALQNADAKERDELLYWYNIKAENIDKVYAVEKLYRKLKVNKQIAQLIKDYTKKAKQLIDEVAVAEEKKYYLRELSEMLIDRQE; translated from the coding sequence ATGCACTCAATCGAAGAACTTCATCAAATAATCGATCAAGCTATCGAAAAAAATTTAGATATTAAATCGCCAAGGGAACTTTATGAGCCGATTGAATATATTTTAGGAATCGGAGGAAAAAGAATTCGTCCGTTGATTGTACTGATGGGCAATCAAATGTTCAACGGTCTAATAGAAGATGCCGTGAAACCTGCCATAGCGATGGAATATTTTCATAATTTTACCCTGATGCACGATGATATTATGGATTCTGCTCCGCTGCGTCGTGGGAAAGAAGCGGTGCATATTAAATACGGTATAAATTCAGCAATTTTATCAGGAGATACCATGCTGATTCGGGCATACGAGTTATTAGAAGACTTACCAAATGATGTGTTTAAGGAAGCCATCCGACTATTCAATAAAACTGCAATCGAATTATGCGAAGGACAACAGTACGATGTAAATTATGAAACCCAAAAAGAGATTTCTTTCGAAGATTATTATAAAATGATCAAAGGAAAAACAGCTGTTTTGGTGGGGGCTTGTCTCAAATTAGGAGCACTTATTGCTGGTGCCCCCAAAGAAGAAGCTGATCGGCTGTACGAAATAGGGCTTAATTTGGGTATTGCTTATCAACTAAAAGACGATTATCTTGATGTCTTTGGTACATCGGTGAAGATTGGTAAAAAACATGCCGGTGATATTTATGAAAATAAGAAAACTATACTTTTTGTGACTGCACTCCAAAATGCTGATGCAAAAGAGCGAGACGAGTTATTGTATTGGTACAACATAAAAGCAGAAAACATAGACAAAGTGTATGCGGTAGAAAAATTATATCGAAAACTAAAAGTTAATAAACAAATAGCACAACTGATAAAAGATTATACAAAAAAAGCGAAGCAATTAATAGACGAAGTAGCAGTCGCCGAAGAAAAAAAATATTATTTACGAGAGTTGAGTGAAATGTTAATCGATCGCCAAGAGTAA
- a CDS encoding LLM class flavin-dependent oxidoreductase, which produces MNYSILDLAYVMKGDTFTQTFEKSALSIQLAEDLGYTRYWVSEHHNMANVISSATSILIGYLASKTKKIRVGSGGIMLPNHTTLSVAEQFGTLDAMYPNRIDLGLGRAPGTDALTAQRLRRGILDYNYPFEQHIEELELYFSIENAQSKVRALPGEGANVPLYMLGSSTDSAYLSAKLGLPYAFAGHFAPAQFFAAHKIYHENFQPSERLAKPYMLLCANFILADTVEEAHYLSKTMYQSFANIVTDHRKPIVSPEETSLENLSKEQLAVVQNMTAFSFVGDIGTVKSDLEQFLRPNPVDEIIVSTNIYNLQKKLHSYQLTAEVFNTK; this is translated from the coding sequence ATGAACTATTCTATTCTCGACTTGGCCTATGTAATGAAAGGAGATACGTTTACACAAACTTTCGAGAAATCAGCATTATCAATCCAACTTGCAGAAGATTTAGGATATACCAGATATTGGGTTTCGGAGCATCATAACATGGCAAACGTTATCAGTTCGGCAACAAGCATTTTGATTGGTTACTTGGCAAGTAAAACTAAAAAAATACGTGTTGGTTCGGGCGGAATAATGTTGCCCAACCATACCACCTTATCCGTTGCAGAACAGTTTGGTACCCTCGATGCAATGTATCCCAATAGAATAGATTTAGGTTTAGGGCGAGCTCCAGGAACAGATGCGCTAACAGCACAACGATTGAGAAGAGGCATTTTAGACTATAATTATCCTTTTGAACAGCATATAGAAGAACTAGAGCTTTATTTTTCTATAGAAAATGCTCAATCAAAAGTGAGAGCTTTACCAGGAGAAGGAGCAAATGTACCTTTGTATATGCTAGGTTCTAGTACCGATTCTGCCTATCTATCGGCAAAACTAGGTTTACCCTATGCATTTGCAGGTCATTTTGCGCCAGCTCAGTTCTTCGCAGCCCATAAAATTTATCATGAGAATTTTCAACCATCAGAACGACTAGCAAAACCATACATGCTTTTGTGCGCAAATTTTATTCTAGCCGATACAGTAGAAGAAGCACATTATTTGTCCAAAACCATGTATCAATCATTTGCAAATATTGTAACCGATCATCGTAAACCGATTGTTTCACCCGAGGAAACTTCATTAGAAAATCTAAGCAAAGAACAACTTGCAGTAGTACAAAACATGACAGCTTTCAGTTTTGTCGGAGATATAGGAACAGTTAAGTCTGATTTAGAGCAATTCCTTCGCCCAAATCCGGTCGATGAAATTATTGTATCAACCAATATTTATAACCTTCAGAAAAAATTACATTCTTATCAATTAACCGCAGAAGTTTTTAATACAAAATAG